A portion of the Veillonellaceae bacterium genome contains these proteins:
- the nirJ1 gene encoding putative heme d1 biosynthesis radical SAM protein NirJ1 — translation MISISKLLCDTENFGDSLRYAKGVHGQKHGAAAGMGPVVAWNITRTCNLKCVHCYSSSDAQKYSGELTTAEAKKFIDDCAEFKVPVLLLSGGEPLIRPDVFELVEYAKTRGIRTTFSTNGTLIDMETAKRIKALNVGYVGISLDGLGEANDNFRGKAGAFEKALQGIRNCLAIGQRVGLRFTINRYNFHDLENIFKLIKEEQIPRVCFYHLVYSGRGSQMMQHDISHNESREAMDIIMRYAEEFGDKCEILTVDNHADIVYLYLKYLEKDPVRAGKIMELMQRNGGNRSGIAFGNVDPLGNVHPDQFTQNHTFGNVRERAFGDIWTDCTQPILAGLKDRKPLLKGRCAKCKWLSVCNGNFRARAEAVSNDFWESDPACYLTDEEIGI, via the coding sequence ATGATTAGTATAAGTAAATTGCTTTGCGATACAGAAAATTTCGGTGACAGCCTGCGCTATGCAAAAGGCGTTCATGGCCAGAAACATGGAGCGGCTGCTGGAATGGGGCCGGTAGTAGCTTGGAATATTACCCGAACTTGTAACTTAAAATGCGTACACTGCTATTCAAGTTCTGACGCGCAAAAATATTCCGGTGAACTTACTACCGCTGAGGCTAAAAAATTTATTGATGACTGCGCCGAATTCAAGGTGCCGGTGCTGCTGCTGTCAGGCGGGGAGCCGTTAATTCGCCCGGATGTTTTTGAACTTGTTGAATATGCCAAAACACGTGGTATTCGGACAACCTTTTCGACTAATGGTACCCTTATTGATATGGAAACTGCTAAACGGATTAAGGCGCTTAACGTTGGCTATGTCGGTATCAGTCTCGACGGCCTAGGTGAAGCTAACGACAATTTCCGCGGCAAAGCGGGCGCATTTGAAAAAGCTCTGCAGGGTATTCGCAACTGTCTGGCGATTGGGCAGCGTGTAGGACTGAGATTTACTATCAACCGTTACAATTTCCATGACTTAGAGAATATTTTCAAATTAATCAAAGAAGAGCAAATCCCCCGCGTTTGTTTTTATCACCTTGTTTACTCCGGACGCGGCTCGCAAATGATGCAGCATGACATCAGTCATAACGAATCTCGTGAGGCTATGGATATAATAATGCGATACGCTGAAGAATTTGGGGATAAGTGCGAGATTCTGACCGTTGATAATCACGCCGACATTGTATACTTATATTTAAAATATCTCGAAAAAGATCCTGTTCGCGCCGGTAAGATTATGGAACTAATGCAGCGCAATGGGGGTAACCGTTCGGGGATTGCCTTTGGTAATGTTGATCCGCTGGGAAATGTTCATCCTGACCAATTTACCCAGAACCACACCTTTGGTAATGTCCGCGAGCGGGCTTTCGGCGATATCTGGACTGACTGTACCCAACCTATTCTGGCGGGATTGAAAGACCGTAAACCGCTACTTAAAGGGCGGTGTGCCAAATGTAAGTGGCTTAGTGTTTGTAATGGCAATTTTAGAGCGCGTGCTGAGGCCGTCTCTAATGATTTTTGGGAATCCGATCCGGCTTGCTATCTAACTGACGAAGAAATCGGAATATAA
- a CDS encoding HAD hydrolase-like protein, translated as MKILFWDIDGTLMKTDRAGLYAFQQAIEEILDASLDLSSIKTAGMTDCYISGQVIKLFTGRDAEPHEVAALIKRYEEVLPDHLSARKGQLMPNINELLDHFHGHREFVSLLLTGNTTLGAKAKLARYGIAQYFDFSVSAFGDTCPDRLDLAADAFAKATKRYPGIKAEDIFVIGDTPNDIRCGKSIGAKTIAVATGSYSLAELAQHTPWWTVDCLPEPIQFEKRLMTM; from the coding sequence TTGAAAATCTTATTTTGGGATATTGACGGTACACTTATGAAAACTGACCGAGCCGGTCTTTACGCCTTTCAACAGGCTATAGAGGAAATATTAGACGCCAGCCTCGACTTAAGTTCGATTAAAACAGCCGGCATGACTGACTGCTATATTTCAGGGCAAGTTATTAAGCTATTCACAGGTCGTGATGCTGAGCCGCATGAGGTCGCAGCGCTTATCAAGCGTTATGAAGAAGTACTCCCAGACCACCTTTCCGCTCGAAAAGGCCAGCTAATGCCTAATATAAATGAATTACTTGATCATTTTCATGGCCACCGCGAGTTTGTATCCCTCCTCTTAACCGGTAATACGACACTTGGAGCCAAGGCTAAACTTGCAAGATACGGTATTGCGCAATACTTTGACTTTTCGGTAAGCGCTTTCGGTGATACTTGCCCTGACCGGCTAGACTTAGCAGCCGACGCCTTTGCCAAGGCAACTAAACGCTACCCTGGTATTAAAGCTGAAGATATCTTTGTAATTGGCGATACCCCTAACGATATTCGCTGCGGCAAATCGATCGGCGCTAAGACCATCGCTGTTGCCACTGGATCGTATTCACTCGCTGAGCTTGCTCAGCACACACCTTGGTGGACAGTTGACTGTTTGCCCGAACCAATCCAATTTGAAAAAAGACTAATGACTATGTAG
- the pflB gene encoding formate C-acetyltransferase, protein MKAWTGFTTGLWNEKIDVRDFIQRNYTPYLDNDSFLSGPTPRTINLWEKCSSLLKEERLNNGVLSIDTDKVSTLTSHQPGFIDKNLEIILGLQTDEPLKRSLIVNGGIRMAEQAAAAYNRTVNPEISEIYHNHRITHNTAVFNCYTAEMKQARKVGLITGLPDAYGRGRIIGDYRRVALYGIDRLIADKKNDLIELARQPMLDDTIRAREEIAAQISALNDMAVMAKSYGFDITRPAENALEAVQWLYFGYLAAIKEQNGAAMSLGRVSTFLDIYIERDITNGTLHESEAQELIDQLVIKLRLARHLRTPDYNDLFAGDPLWVTEAIGGQGTDGRTLVTKTSYRILHTLTNLGPAPEPNLTVLWSAQLPANFKEYCAKLSIATSSIQYENDDLMRPLYGDDYAIACCVSAMKVGKQMQFFGARANLAKALLLAINGGRDEKTGIQLIDGIPVLQDDYLDYKTVRQNYSKVLDWLTETYVNTLNLIHYMHDKYAYERAQMALHDSDVNRVMAFGVAGLSVAADSLSAIKFARVKPIRDDRGIAVDFAVTGDFSCYGNDDDAVDKLAVELTEEFNKKLKLHPTYRNAEHTLSILTITSNVMYGRKTGATPDGRKSGEPLAPGANPMHGRDKRGALAAMNSVAKLDYNNCRDGISYTFSIVPPALGKTPDARITNLTVLLDGYFAQNGHHINVNVLEREILLDAMNHPEKYPQLTIRVSGYAVNFIKLTRPQQEEVLSRTFFRAV, encoded by the coding sequence ATGAAAGCATGGACAGGCTTCACAACCGGTTTATGGAACGAAAAAATTGATGTTAGGGACTTCATTCAGCGCAATTATACGCCTTACTTGGACAATGATAGTTTTCTATCCGGGCCAACGCCCCGCACAATTAATCTATGGGAAAAATGTTCCAGCCTTTTGAAAGAGGAGCGTTTAAACAACGGCGTACTGTCAATTGACACTGATAAGGTCTCGACCCTAACCTCCCATCAACCTGGCTTTATTGATAAAAATCTCGAAATAATTTTGGGCCTTCAGACTGATGAACCCCTTAAACGCAGCCTGATTGTCAACGGTGGTATCCGCATGGCTGAACAGGCGGCCGCAGCTTATAATCGCACAGTTAATCCCGAAATCAGCGAAATTTATCATAATCACCGCATTACCCACAACACTGCGGTATTTAACTGTTACACCGCTGAAATGAAACAAGCTCGAAAAGTCGGCCTCATAACCGGCCTGCCCGATGCTTACGGTCGTGGGCGGATTATTGGCGATTATCGCCGTGTCGCTCTCTATGGCATTGATCGTCTGATTGCCGATAAGAAGAATGATTTAATTGAACTTGCCCGCCAACCGATGTTAGATGATACCATTCGCGCAAGGGAAGAAATAGCGGCCCAAATCTCAGCACTTAACGATATGGCGGTTATGGCAAAAAGCTATGGCTTTGACATTACCCGTCCGGCGGAAAATGCTCTGGAGGCTGTACAATGGTTGTATTTTGGCTATCTAGCCGCTATTAAAGAGCAAAATGGCGCTGCCATGTCGCTTGGCAGAGTATCTACTTTCCTCGATATCTATATCGAACGTGATATAACCAACGGAACCCTACACGAAAGCGAGGCCCAGGAACTTATTGATCAATTGGTGATTAAGCTGCGTTTAGCCCGCCACCTTCGTACCCCTGATTATAACGACCTATTCGCCGGCGACCCCCTCTGGGTTACTGAAGCCATCGGCGGCCAAGGTACCGACGGCCGGACGCTTGTTACCAAAACTTCCTACCGCATTCTCCACACACTGACGAATCTTGGACCAGCGCCGGAGCCGAACCTTACAGTTCTATGGTCAGCTCAACTGCCGGCAAACTTCAAAGAATACTGCGCCAAGTTGTCGATTGCGACAAGTTCCATTCAATACGAAAATGATGATTTAATGCGCCCGCTTTATGGTGATGACTACGCTATTGCGTGCTGTGTTTCAGCTATGAAGGTTGGTAAGCAGATGCAATTTTTCGGCGCCAGAGCAAACCTTGCCAAAGCCCTGCTGCTGGCTATTAATGGCGGACGCGATGAAAAAACCGGTATCCAGCTTATCGACGGTATCCCAGTTCTCCAGGACGATTATCTCGACTACAAAACAGTGCGCCAGAACTATTCCAAAGTCCTTGATTGGCTGACTGAAACTTATGTAAATACACTAAATTTAATTCATTACATGCATGATAAATATGCTTATGAACGCGCGCAAATGGCCCTTCATGACTCTGATGTCAACCGCGTAATGGCCTTTGGCGTAGCCGGATTATCAGTTGCGGCTGACTCGCTGAGTGCTATCAAATTTGCCCGTGTAAAACCAATTCGTGATGATCGCGGTATCGCAGTAGACTTTGCCGTAACTGGCGACTTTTCCTGCTATGGCAATGATGATGACGCTGTAGATAAGCTTGCTGTAGAACTTACTGAAGAATTCAATAAAAAACTTAAACTGCATCCAACTTATCGCAATGCAGAACATACCTTATCAATTCTTACCATTACTTCAAATGTCATGTATGGCCGTAAGACAGGCGCAACACCGGACGGCCGCAAGTCTGGCGAACCTCTTGCCCCTGGCGCTAATCCCATGCACGGTCGTGATAAACGCGGCGCGCTTGCGGCAATGAATTCGGTTGCCAAACTGGATTATAATAACTGCCGCGACGGTATATCCTATACCTTCTCTATTGTCCCTCCCGCTTTGGGCAAAACCCCTGATGCAAGAATAACAAATCTAACCGTTCTTCTCGATGGTTATTTTGCGCAAAATGGGCATCATATTAATGTCAATGTTCTTGAACGTGAAATTTTGCTTGATGCTATGAATCATCCCGAAAAATATCCCCAACTAACTATTAGAGTCTCCGGTTATGCTGTAAACTTTATCAAACTGACCCGCCCACAGCAAGAAGAAGTCTTAAGCCGAACCTTCTTCCGAGCGGTCTGA
- the pflA gene encoding pyruvate formate lyase-activating protein — MQGFYHSIDTFGAVDGRGIRYVLFLSGCELGCEFCHNPDTWEQGRNTISVEEILKDIRRYRRFYDASNGGITVSGGEPLLQADFVAELFKHCRRENVHTTLDTSGYAPQNAIRKVLPYSNAVLFSLKAANSATHRKLTGKDNALILNNLNLAASLSKVTVRYVIIPGINNSHAEITDLSKIIRKLPQLVAVELLPYHTLGRSKWDQLGKPYPLPGIPPADENDVHQVRQWLQDKNIITC; from the coding sequence CTGCAGGGGTTTTATCACTCAATTGATACATTTGGCGCTGTTGACGGACGCGGCATTCGCTATGTACTGTTTTTGTCCGGCTGTGAGTTAGGCTGTGAATTCTGTCATAACCCCGATACCTGGGAACAAGGCCGGAATACAATTTCCGTTGAAGAAATACTAAAGGATATTAGGCGTTATCGGCGTTTTTATGATGCCTCAAATGGCGGAATAACCGTAAGCGGCGGTGAACCCTTGCTGCAGGCCGACTTCGTTGCCGAACTCTTTAAACATTGCCGCCGTGAAAACGTCCATACGACCTTAGATACGTCAGGCTATGCGCCGCAAAACGCTATCCGTAAAGTTCTGCCTTATAGCAATGCTGTCTTATTTTCCCTAAAAGCAGCCAACAGCGCAACCCACCGAAAACTTACCGGTAAAGATAATGCCCTTATCCTTAATAACCTTAACTTAGCAGCATCATTAAGTAAGGTTACCGTCCGTTATGTAATTATCCCCGGAATAAATAACAGCCATGCTGAAATTACCGACTTGAGCAAAATCATCCGTAAACTTCCCCAGTTGGTTGCGGTTGAGCTGCTGCCTTATCATACGCTAGGGCGCAGTAAATGGGATCAGTTAGGCAAACCTTACCCTTTGCCCGGTATTCCACCAGCCGACGAAAACGATGTACACCAAGTTAGACAGTGGCTGCAAGACAAAAATATTATAACCTGTTAA
- a CDS encoding polysaccharide biosynthesis protein: MTQSQFLRGTLILAAAGMVVKVIGSLNWIILSRVLGGEGIGLYQLAFPIYLLALSVSSAGIPVAISIMTAEKAAQGDYSGAKRIFRLSLIVLTITGLILSLALFFGADWLISHRFIRDPRAYYSLIALAPAIFFVTILSSFRGYLQGWQIMTPTAVSQILEQLFRVGAMLFFASLLLPKGLEYAAGGASLGAGFGAVAALAVLIYYYLRLNRKLKNKTNNLIQANQQESSYEVIRRIMKLALPVSLSSIMLPIVANFDLFIVPARLETAGYSVEQATELFGYLTGMAIPLVNLFTILTASLATSLVPAISEAYSLGDRARTYQRTAAAIRLTNLVTIPGAIILWLLAEPIATLIYHAPRAGAPIGVLAAGVFLLGIHQVSTGILQGMGRTSIPVVNMGIAAIVKVTLNWTLTAIPELGIKGAAWATVFDIGVAAILNMYFVRKYTNFTIDLVSLSKSIVAASIMGICIFGVYQAVLQAAQSNGIAAASAVFIGSVVYVFVLVLIGGIDERDIQRIPVIGTKLGQFIRMIGLIKNRD, encoded by the coding sequence ATGACTCAATCGCAATTTTTACGGGGTACATTAATCCTAGCAGCCGCTGGAATGGTCGTAAAGGTAATCGGTTCATTAAACTGGATTATTTTATCGAGGGTTTTAGGCGGTGAGGGTATTGGCTTGTACCAACTGGCTTTTCCTATTTATCTATTGGCTTTAAGTGTGTCATCGGCCGGGATACCGGTAGCGATTTCAATAATGACGGCTGAAAAAGCTGCTCAAGGTGATTACTCCGGTGCAAAAAGAATATTTAGGCTTTCACTTATTGTACTTACGATTACTGGCCTAATATTAAGCTTAGCACTGTTCTTTGGCGCTGACTGGTTAATTTCACATCGGTTTATTCGCGACCCTCGGGCGTATTACTCACTGATAGCATTAGCGCCGGCGATTTTTTTTGTAACGATTTTATCGAGCTTTCGTGGCTACCTGCAAGGCTGGCAGATAATGACGCCGACGGCGGTATCGCAGATACTTGAGCAATTATTCAGAGTAGGCGCAATGCTTTTTTTTGCTAGTTTGCTATTACCCAAAGGACTGGAATATGCTGCCGGTGGTGCCAGTCTGGGGGCAGGCTTTGGTGCAGTGGCCGCTTTAGCAGTCCTTATTTACTATTACTTGCGGCTCAATCGGAAATTGAAAAACAAAACAAACAATCTAATCCAGGCTAATCAACAAGAGTCAAGTTATGAAGTAATTAGGCGAATTATGAAATTGGCGCTGCCCGTTTCGCTATCAAGCATAATGTTGCCAATAGTTGCGAATTTTGACCTCTTTATAGTTCCGGCCAGACTTGAGACGGCCGGTTATAGCGTAGAACAGGCTACAGAGCTATTTGGTTATTTAACAGGCATGGCGATTCCGCTGGTAAATCTCTTTACTATACTAACAGCATCGTTGGCGACCAGTTTGGTGCCGGCCATTTCGGAAGCCTATTCTTTAGGGGATCGTGCCAGAACTTATCAGCGGACAGCTGCAGCCATTAGGCTGACAAATCTTGTCACAATTCCAGGAGCAATTATTCTCTGGCTGCTGGCCGAACCAATAGCAACACTGATTTATCACGCGCCTCGGGCCGGTGCTCCCATCGGCGTTTTAGCAGCAGGTGTGTTTTTGCTAGGTATCCATCAAGTAAGTACAGGAATACTGCAGGGCATGGGCCGGACGAGTATACCTGTAGTCAATATGGGGATAGCCGCAATTGTCAAGGTGACGCTTAATTGGACGCTTACTGCTATACCGGAACTTGGTATTAAGGGCGCAGCCTGGGCTACTGTATTCGATATAGGTGTAGCTGCTATCTTAAACATGTACTTTGTCCGTAAATACACAAATTTTACGATCGACTTAGTCAGCCTTTCCAAAAGTATAGTGGCAGCAAGTATAATGGGGATTTGCATTTTTGGCGTTTATCAAGCAGTGCTCCAAGCTGCTCAAAGCAACGGGATTGCGGCCGCGTCGGCAGTGTTTATAGGCAGTGTCGTTTATGTTTTTGTGTTAGTGCTTATCGGTGGCATTGATGAACGTGATATCCAGAGAATACCGGTCATAGGTACTAAGCTTGGGCAATTTATTCGAATGATTGGTCTAATTAAAAATAGAGACTAG
- a CDS encoding HD-GYP domain-containing protein, which translates to MLVLVDDKIFRFIDEPGIFNHLYQIERKESYLYHHSLDVAIISGILARWLELPNQDVNDVVLAGLLHDIGKVLVPSGILDKPGKLTPEEQEAIMLHSSYGSKLIKKLKYISNKVNLAVFQHHERVDGSGYPLKASTEKIYLPAKIIGIADVYGAVTSNRVYKQRISPFDAVGVLEDMMGSLDISICMAFLNNIKDCFIGNNVLLSDRREAKVIYWSKFKHARPIVQTIDGECFSLEKTQVNIVDFLG; encoded by the coding sequence TTGTTGGTATTAGTTGATGATAAGATTTTTAGGTTTATAGATGAGCCAGGTATCTTTAATCACTTATATCAAATTGAACGTAAGGAATCTTACCTGTATCATCATTCGCTTGACGTAGCTATTATTTCCGGAATCTTGGCGAGATGGCTTGAATTGCCTAACCAGGACGTTAACGATGTTGTTTTAGCCGGACTGCTGCATGATATCGGAAAGGTGCTCGTTCCTAGCGGAATCCTCGATAAGCCCGGCAAATTGACCCCAGAAGAACAAGAAGCTATCATGCTTCATTCATCTTATGGCAGTAAATTAATTAAGAAACTTAAATATATTTCCAATAAAGTGAATCTTGCAGTATTCCAACATCATGAACGAGTTGACGGCAGCGGTTATCCATTGAAAGCTTCCACCGAAAAAATTTACCTTCCGGCTAAAATCATTGGTATTGCCGATGTATATGGCGCTGTTACGTCGAATCGAGTATATAAACAGCGGATATCCCCTTTTGATGCAGTAGGAGTTTTAGAAGATATGATGGGGAGTCTTGATATAAGTATTTGTATGGCATTTTTAAATAATATTAAAGATTGCTTTATTGGAAATAATGTCTTGCTAAGTGATAGACGCGAGGCAAAGGTTATATATTGGTCTAAATTTAAACATGCGAGGCCGATAGTTCAGACTATAGACGGTGAGTGTTTCTCGCTTGAAAAAACTCAAGTTAATATTGTTGATTTTCTGGGGTAA
- a CDS encoding HD-GYP domain-containing protein: protein MPSEVRKVIIDDVRPGMILANDLVSSRGIVMLSEGTVLAEHTIERIKCWGFSHLDIVDDTNEVSCRCTAKLDFIDKYTSLVDKVKEAFQGARYCKRIPLDQLEYLADQVTGSLVSARGVINSLHILRLVDDYTFQHSVNVATLSGLFGRWLGISEPELKKLVFAGLLHDIGKTQIPLAILNKPGRLTDSEMDIMKGHALQGFEILKKSGLDSNIILEGVFAHHERLDGSGYPRALKGSHISQAAKIIAIADIYDAMTSDRVYRRSVTPFAVIETLCNEMFNKLDPTMCTVILNYLQDFFIGNIVLLNDGRQAEVIYVDKTRESRPVVKTTEGDYLDLEQNREVTIVEIIN, encoded by the coding sequence ATGCCATCTGAGGTAAGAAAAGTTATTATCGATGATGTTAGACCTGGCATGATCCTTGCAAATGATTTAGTCTCGTCCCGTGGTATTGTTATGTTGAGCGAAGGCACTGTTTTGGCAGAACACACTATTGAGCGTATTAAGTGCTGGGGGTTCAGCCATCTCGACATTGTCGACGATACTAATGAAGTCAGTTGTCGGTGCACTGCTAAGTTGGATTTTATTGACAAATACACTAGTCTTGTTGATAAAGTCAAAGAGGCTTTTCAAGGCGCCCGCTACTGCAAGCGAATTCCGCTTGATCAATTGGAATATTTAGCGGATCAAGTAACAGGTTCGCTTGTCAGTGCACGGGGGGTAATTAATTCTCTTCACATATTGCGGCTGGTTGATGACTATACATTTCAGCATTCGGTAAATGTCGCCACCCTAAGCGGGTTGTTTGGCCGATGGCTTGGGATTTCCGAGCCCGAACTAAAGAAATTAGTATTTGCCGGACTCCTCCATGATATTGGCAAGACACAGATTCCATTGGCTATTCTTAATAAACCAGGAAGATTAACCGATAGTGAGATGGATATAATGAAGGGGCACGCTTTACAAGGGTTTGAGATATTGAAAAAGTCCGGTCTTGACTCAAACATTATATTAGAAGGCGTTTTTGCCCATCATGAACGTCTTGACGGCAGTGGGTATCCGCGTGCCCTTAAAGGTAGCCACATTAGCCAAGCGGCTAAAATTATTGCTATCGCCGATATTTATGATGCAATGACTTCAGACCGAGTTTATCGTCGCAGTGTAACGCCATTTGCGGTTATTGAAACTTTGTGTAATGAGATGTTTAACAAGCTTGATCCAACTATGTGCACTGTTATTTTAAATTATCTTCAGGACTTCTTTATTGGCAATATTGTTCTACTTAATGACGGCCGTCAGGCCGAGGTAATTTATGTAGATAAAACGCGCGAATCGCGTCCGGTCGTCAAGACAACTGAAGGGGATTATCTTGATTTAGAGCAGAATCGGGAAGTTACAATAGTTGAAATTATAAATTAG
- the lepB gene encoding signal peptidase I — translation MKIFNEIFDWIGSIAVALVIAIFINAFIFQPTRVAGPSMQPTLQDQDYIIISKLSHTLSKAPDYNDIVVIDSRVHRERSLKDDLMQPVTTYLNAYKPIIDADHSVWIKRIIGKPGDVLEFKDGKVYRNGIALSEPYTKEPMLYSSDRKVTVPEGHVFVMGDNRNNSSDSRHIGSVPFDHVLGTMVYRF, via the coding sequence ATGAAAATATTCAATGAAATATTTGACTGGATTGGGAGTATCGCTGTTGCGTTGGTCATTGCGATTTTTATAAACGCCTTCATATTCCAGCCGACAAGAGTAGCTGGACCTTCAATGCAGCCGACACTTCAGGATCAAGACTACATCATTATATCAAAACTATCGCACACACTTAGTAAAGCCCCTGATTATAACGATATTGTGGTAATCGATAGCCGCGTTCACCGTGAGCGAAGTTTAAAGGATGATTTGATGCAGCCGGTAACCACTTATCTAAATGCCTACAAACCGATTATTGATGCCGACCATAGCGTTTGGATTAAGCGTATAATTGGAAAACCCGGCGATGTCCTAGAGTTTAAAGATGGCAAAGTATACCGAAATGGAATTGCTCTAAGCGAACCTTATACTAAAGAGCCGATGCTCTATAGTTCTGACCGAAAAGTTACCGTTCCCGAAGGGCACGTCTTTGTGATGGGTGATAACCGCAACAACAGCAGTGACAGTCGCCACATCGGCTCTGTTCCTTTCGACCATGTTCTGGGCACAATGGTATACAGATTTTAA
- a CDS encoding DUF1540 domain-containing protein, producing MARDVVCNVRNCKFWESHRCSADAIQVSVDGGGDKAGYLAETNCRTFEKQI from the coding sequence GTGGCAAGAGATGTAGTGTGTAATGTGCGGAATTGTAAGTTTTGGGAAAGTCATCGCTGTTCAGCCGATGCTATTCAAGTTAGTGTCGATGGCGGCGGTGATAAGGCCGGATACCTTGCTGAAACAAATTGTCGTACCTTTGAAAAACAAATTTAA